In Desulfofustis limnaeus, the genomic stretch GAGACAAAACCATTGAAGTCACAAAAACTTCTTAATGCTTTTGATTTCATAAGATCATGGAATTCAAGGTTGAATTCAAATTCAACTTTAGCTTCTTTATGAGAACTTGAGTCCTTCATTCTGGTTAAAATTATTTTTTTTGATCCACGATATAGGGAGACTAGGTACTTACTTGATCTCCTAATATAGGAAAGAGAATAAAGGCAAATGAAAAACATAATTCATAATGTCATTGTTATCCTTTTGTCGGGCATTGGAATATTTTTTATTGTGTCAGGTGTTCATCAACGCTCGGCTATCTTGGGAGATGGTCCCGCATTGTGGCAGTTTGACCCAATGATGATTGGAATAGGAACAGCGATTATTGTGAGCGCAGTTTTGCTATACAAAAATGTGGCATGCAAATCGAATGAACCGTAACAAACGGAAGGTGTGCTAGCACTGTTGCCGTGCGATTCGAACGACACAAAGGATAGAGACTCTATCAACCATGCAGGGAGAATTGCTATGGGAAGCTCAGGTTCGGGTAACTTTTCAGATTATCCTGGTACGAAGGCCGTAGAAGTCGCTGGAGAAGGATCAGGTATGGCGGGGGGCGAGAGCGGCATAGACAAGTGCAAGCAGGCATTTCACGTGCTACTTGACGATGTTGGAAATTGTGACTTCTATTCGCAGTTTAATAATGTTCCGGCTGTTGGTGACCAGCTAGGTATTATTTTTGACATGAAGCGCGTCTTCGCGGTTGATGTGAATGGTGTTAAAGTTGGTGCTCTTCCCACATCATTCAATTATCTCGTGGCATGCCTGAAAGACGGCGTGACTTATGTCGGATTAGTGAGTTCCTCCGCATCGTCACCCGTCCCCACTTTAGCTGCAGACTTCGTACCAAACTAATCATGACCAACACTGGTCCTATCCTAGTTGTTGGGGAGCTTATTGTTGACTACACGCTCCCTCATCATGCTGCAAAGTGCAAGCTTCGCTTAGGTGGCGTCGGTCACGCCGCGAGGGGTTTATGGGCTGCAGGCATCGAATACTCAGTTGCAGTTTTCTGCCCTCAATACCTTGTTAACGAAGCAAAGCGTTATCTTGCTGAATTCGGATGCAAAGAGTTCCTCTGGCTTGGTGACGTTGTGGGTGCACCTAACGTTATCGTTATTAGTGATGTGTCGGAAGTTTCGCAGCAAGGCTACGAAGACTTGATGCGAGATACCAAGGTAGTGAAATTCCACTCCCCGCCGCCGGATCTCGACGCTTACCAGAGAGTTGTGGTCTTTCCTGGCAGATTCGATATCAATAAACTTGCTAAGGTGTTCGCTGAGGATGCGCGGTTTTCCTTTGACATCGCTTATGATATAGAGAATCTGTCGTCGCTCGATGCATTCAGAGGCCGTGTGGAAATTATCGCTATCTCGACGTCGTCCACACTGTTCATGGAGCTTGGAAATAGTGATGTTGAAGGACTTCTGGATGCAATTAAGATGGTTTCACCAGAGGGGCTCATTCTAAAGGAAAATCGTGGCGGCAGCCGACTCTTTGACATTCGGGCTGGTACCGTAGAAGAGATTCCTGCAACGTTGGGCCATACGGTCAATTCAGTTGGCGTTGGGGATGTCTATTTCAGCGTCATGGTGGGGCTTTCTCACAAAGGATGGACTGAAGCGGCGTGGCGAGGCTGCCAGGCTGCCACGGCATATTCTCAGTCGACATTTCCCGACGACATAAAACGTGATGTGCGGCGCGGGTTTAGACTTTCACTGAAAGAGTTGCAAGCACTCGGTGGGACAGTGCTCCCTTGGCACGACCGCCAAAGCTACTCAATCTATCTTGCGGGTCCAGACTTCTCGTACGTCGAAAAGCAGGAAATTGAGCGTGTTGTGGATTGCCTCACGTACCACAACTTCAGGGTGCGACGCCCCGTCATGGAGAATGGAGAATTAAAGCGACCCGCAAACGAGGGCGACCTGCGTCATATGTATCATATGGACTGTCAGCTGTTAAAGAAGTGCGATGCCGTCTTCGCAGTTCCTCTCAAACGCGATCCTGGCACTCTCGTTGAAATCGGCATGGCAATCCAGATGGGCAAACCGGTCATCACCTACGATCCTAAGAATGAAAATGAGAACACAATGGTGGTCGCCGGAAGTTCGGTGTACTCAGCAGATCTCGATACGTGCCTCAACGGTACTTTCGACGCAATTGCTAAACTGAGGGCTGAATCGCGATGAAAAAAGCGCTTCTTATGGCCTCTGGCGGCCTCGACTCAACAACTGTTGGATACCAGCTAGCGGCAGCAGGGGTGGAGGTGGTTCCAATTTTTTTTGACTACGGGCAACATTGCATAGACGTTGAGTGGAGTCGTGTAAATGAGGTGCTCCCTCCCCATATGCAGCGGCCCGAACGTTTCAATATATCGGATCTCTTCCGTGGATCGAAATCTCGGTTGATACTCGAAGCTGATCTCTGGACTGAGGAGGTAAAGGATGACGATTTGTACATCCCTTATAGAACAATGCTGTTTTTCGCCGCTGCGGCAGCGCGTGCGCAGACTGTTGGCATCCTAGATGTTTATACTGGTTTCATAAACAGCAATCACGCTAGAGAGATTGACTGTACTGCCGCGTTTATGAATAGCCTTGACGGACTTACATCGAGTATTGGTCCTGTTCGCTTTCACTCGCCGTTCCGCCATTCGTCCAAGGCTGAAGTAGCAAAGGTAGCTGCTGAACTTGGCGTGCCTATCGGGCGAACATACTCGTGCCAGGCGTCTTCACAGTTTCCGTGCGGTGCTTGCCCAAACTGTGTCGAACGCCTGAACGCATTGAAAGAGGCTAAGTTGGTATGACAATTTTTGCCATAGAGGTGTTGCAGGTAGCGCGCCGCATTGCCAACCGCGCGAAGGATGAAGGTGTGCTCTTTGAGAAGAAACATCCGCGCGTTACTTGTGAACACCTGGGAGCCGTTCTCGCAGACTCGATTCTCCAAGCAGGACTCAATTACATGACGGTTGTACGTCCGCGAGTGCTAGCCATACTGCAGATGAATCCGAGTCGCCATACGATTTCCTCATTGGTTTCTTTGATTCAGGTTGGAGATACCGGTGCATTCCTGAACTGGCGTCATCACGAGAAGATAAGCCGCTTTGAGGCCCTGGTGTTTTTTCTGCAGAGGTCGGGTGTCGAGGATATACAAGATTTTCGTGCAGGTCTAATATCTAAGGAATTCTGCGACGCAATTCAAACCGTCAAAGGTATTGGTCCTAAAACGGTCGATTATATGGCGTGCCTTGTCGGAATTGATTCCATTGCTGTTGATCGCCATGTCCGTACGTTTGCGAAAACGGTTGGTGTCGAGAATGGCGACTACCACTTTCTGCGCGCGTCATTTTGCTGCGCTGCAGACCTTCTCTCGCTTCCACGCCGCGATTTCGACGCCTGGCTCTGGCGTAGGGCCGCGGCACCGGCTCGGGTACATTAGACACTCTCAATTTAGGTTTTTGCTCGTTGCAAAAACAACCATACCAGCAGTCATCTGACCCGCTGGCAGCGTGTAGCTTCCGCGGCTGCATGATTATTGGTTTGCTAAAACAGCCGTAATTGCCGATCCTCTCCCGGCTCCTTACCTAGAATCGCCCACACCTGACGCTCACTAAGTCGGACGGTACGAGCGATTTCTCCAACCCGTATCCCCCGATCGAACATCTCAATAATCATCCGGTTCCGCGCTTTGCGTTCAAGCGCATCAAGATTATGGAAATAGACGGTAGTCCCTCTGTAACCGTCAAATGAACCCCATCTGGTCAAGGAGCCTGAGACATGGTCATGTATGCCGAAAATTTTCAGGAGGCATGCATGGAACAGGAAGCAATCAAGAATCGCAGGACAAAACAGTCGTTCTGGCAGCACCACATTGACGACTGGCGTCAATCAGGAAAAAGCCAACGGCGCTATTGCCTGGCACACGGACTAGCTCTGGCCACCTTTGGCTACTGGCGACGGAAAATAAGAGAGGGGCGTACCGAGAAGCCGCACTTCTATCCGCTGGTGCTCTCCGGCCAATCTTTCAGAAGCAAAACGACTCATATGAGCCATTCAGGTTTGCGCGTCGTGCTCGGCAACAACCGTTTCACCATCGAGATCGATGACCATTTCTCGCCGGCGGTTTTGCGGGACCTGGTCACCACCCTGGAACAGTTGTGATGAACCGGACAGCTGGAGGAACAACCGTGTACCTGGCGCTGGGCGCGACGGACATGCGCAAATCAATCAACGGCCTGTCGCTGCTGGTGGAAGAACAGTTCGAGCTGGACCTCTTTACCGGCAACCTGTTTGCCTTCTGCAACCGCCGCCGGGACATGGTCAAGATCCTCTACTGGGACACTAACGGCTTCTGCATCTGGCTCAAGCGTTTGGAGCAGGATCAGTTCCGTTGGCCGCAGAGCGAGCAGGAGGTGATGGAGATCAGTCCGACAGCTCTGAACTGGTTGCTGCATGGCCTGGATGTCCGCCAGGCGCATCGCCGGCTGAGCTATGGATCGGTCGCCTGAAAATATTCTATTATATTGATTTTATTAATGATATAGTTGTTCGTTCGTGGTAGTATGGCAGCATGAAACCTGCCACCGAAACCACCTTGCCCGACGACCCGGAAGAACTGAAGCGGATTATCGTCCACCTGCAACAGGAGCAGGACCGCCTGCAACAAGAACAGGGCCGCCTGCAGCAGGAACGGAACCGCCTGGAACGGGAGCAGGACCGCTACGAGCAGGAAATCAACCTGCTCCACGAGCGCATCCGGCTGCTGTATGGCAAATTGTTCGGCAAGAAGAGCGAGAAGCACCCCGCTCGCGAGGACAGCCCGCAGCTGCCGCTGTTCGATATGCCGGAGCCGGCCGAGATCGAGCCGGAACGCGAAACAGTCGAAGTGCCGTCCCACACCCGGCAGAAGCGCGGCCGCAAGCCGCTGCCAGTGGAGCTGCCGCGCGTGGAAGTGGTTCATGATATCGACGAAGCGGAGAAGACCTGCGGCTGCGGCGCCCGGTTGGACAAGATCGGCGAGGACGTCTCCGAGAAGCTCGATCTCATCCCGGCGATCATCCGGGTCATCAGACATATCCGGCCCAAGTACGCCT encodes the following:
- the tnpA gene encoding IS66 family insertion sequence element accessory protein TnpA, which codes for MEQEAIKNRRTKQSFWQHHIDDWRQSGKSQRRYCLAHGLALATFGYWRRKIREGRTEKPHFYPLVLSGQSFRSKTTHMSHSGLRVVLGNNRFTIEIDDHFSPAVLRDLVTTLEQL
- a CDS encoding nucleoside 2-deoxyribosyltransferase; this translates as MTNTGPILVVGELIVDYTLPHHAAKCKLRLGGVGHAARGLWAAGIEYSVAVFCPQYLVNEAKRYLAEFGCKEFLWLGDVVGAPNVIVISDVSEVSQQGYEDLMRDTKVVKFHSPPPDLDAYQRVVVFPGRFDINKLAKVFAEDARFSFDIAYDIENLSSLDAFRGRVEIIAISTSSTLFMELGNSDVEGLLDAIKMVSPEGLILKENRGGSRLFDIRAGTVEEIPATLGHTVNSVGVGDVYFSVMVGLSHKGWTEAAWRGCQAATAYSQSTFPDDIKRDVRRGFRLSLKELQALGGTVLPWHDRQSYSIYLAGPDFSYVEKQEIERVVDCLTYHNFRVRRPVMENGELKRPANEGDLRHMYHMDCQLLKKCDAVFAVPLKRDPGTLVEIGMAIQMGKPVITYDPKNENENTMVVAGSSVYSADLDTCLNGTFDAIAKLRAESR
- the tnpB gene encoding IS66 family insertion sequence element accessory protein TnpB (TnpB, as the term is used for proteins encoded by IS66 family insertion elements, is considered an accessory protein, since TnpC, encoded by a neighboring gene, is a DDE family transposase.); amino-acid sequence: MNRTAGGTTVYLALGATDMRKSINGLSLLVEEQFELDLFTGNLFAFCNRRRDMVKILYWDTNGFCIWLKRLEQDQFRWPQSEQEVMEISPTALNWLLHGLDVRQAHRRLSYGSVA
- a CDS encoding 7-cyano-7-deazaguanine synthase, with the translated sequence MKKALLMASGGLDSTTVGYQLAAAGVEVVPIFFDYGQHCIDVEWSRVNEVLPPHMQRPERFNISDLFRGSKSRLILEADLWTEEVKDDDLYIPYRTMLFFAAAAARAQTVGILDVYTGFINSNHAREIDCTAAFMNSLDGLTSSIGPVRFHSPFRHSSKAEVAKVAAELGVPIGRTYSCQASSQFPCGACPNCVERLNALKEAKLV